The Paraburkholderia caffeinilytica genome segment GGTATCCCGAGCGCGGCGGCGGCGAGGGCCTGAATGAAGCCCTCGAACGGAATGGCGATGTCGATGCCGATCACGTGGGTCATGTGATCGCCGAGCAGATAGGCAAGGACTCGCATGACGACAATCGCCAGCAGCCACGCCTGCACCTGCACCGGAAAACGCGCCGATTTGCGGCGTGCGAGCAGCGCCAGCCAGCCTGCGCCGGCAACGATGAACGATCCGATGATCACGTCGCAGCCGACCATCGCGATCACGGTGCGATACCAGCCGTGCGTTTCAGGGCGCACGAATACCGCCAGCAGTTCCCATTCGAGC includes the following:
- a CDS encoding DUF2569 domain-containing protein is translated as MNTSSKPEPRRIGGGLLIALIGLAAWALSTAVALRDPLKLMLEWELLAVFVRPETHGWYRTVIAMVGCDVIIGSFIVAGAGWLALLARRKSARFPVQVQAWLLAIVVMRVLAYLLGDHMTHVIGIDIAIPFEGFIQALAAAALGIPYFRLSERVRQTFVAA